The Canis aureus isolate CA01 chromosome X, VMU_Caureus_v.1.0, whole genome shotgun sequence region TGCACCACCAGACGCTTGGCTTTGGTCAGTTTTCCTGCAAcaatggagggagaggaggcaaaAGTCAAGGCGGGGGGACACAGCTGTGTGCTGGGATGGTGGCAATGTGAACACCCAGATGCAGGCCTCAGGCCTGCCTACCTGTGGCCATGtcgaagaggaaggagaaaacacTGCCACGGTCATCGCCTGCCCAGAGCAGCCGGCCAGGGGCGTCAAAGGACAGAGCAAGGACCCGGCCTGTCAGCTTGCTGGAGCCACCCTTCACTTTCTTGCCTGTGGAGATGTTCATGACATGCACGTTCTGCTTGGCATTCCCCACCTGTGGAGGAGACCCGCACATACCATTATCCTGCTCTCAGCCAGTCTCTCCTTGAGTCTGACCATAATGGAGCTGCTGTCGACGGAACTGGCTGGTTCCTACAGGAGTCTAATCCCAGTAGGCCTGTGGCAGGTAGACTGGGAGGTGACCAGGGCCTGCAATCCTTCAGAGCCAGCCCCTTGCAATCTAACCAGGACAGCCAGCCCACTGCTCCTTAGCCAgcactcccaccaccaccaccgtgaCAGGCAAACTACAGGGCCATAGTGACCTGCTTCCAGATTGGCCCTTACTGGAGACCTGACTACACTGGGGCTGGTGCTGCAGCTGAAGGGATCCCAGTGCACAGGCTCACTCAGCCggtcccctctctgcccctcgaGGCCAGGCCAAATTTTCacttccttcccctgccctctcATTCTCAATCCTGGGTTTGGATCACAGTGGAGCTGTGCCACTAGGAGGAAACAAGCCTTCTGACTAGTAAGCCTGCCCCACAGCCAGCAGCCCTGGTGGTTGTAAAGTGGCTGCACTGCTGTTGATAAGACTGAAGGGGTACCAGGGCTGGGACTCTGCCTCCTGACCGGTACCCCCTTGGAGTCTGTCACAGCAAGGTTACCCCACACCAACACCGGTGTCATTTTTCTGCCCAGACCTGTCCCTCTGAGTCTGACCACAGGAGGACTGTGGTGATGGACTAGAGGGGACACCCCCTTGCCACCCACACTGACTCCCGAGGACAGCTctcctggcccagcagccccACCCTTGGCGAGCGGGCACCCTGAAGCCTGACCACAGTGAGGTTGTTGTTGACTGGCTGGAAGGTGCAGCAGAGCAATTCGGCACTGTCTGGGTCAGGAATCTCCCGGATGCAGCGGCCATCCTCAGAGGCCCAGATGCGCATGGTAGCATCAAGCGAGGTGGACACGAGGATGTCATTGGAGAGGGACCAGGCGAAGTCGGAGACACCGCGGGTATGGCCCCGCAGGACACGGAGAACGGTGGGCGGGGCAGGCACCAGCTGGCACAGAGAGATGCTGCCGTCGAGTGAGCAGCAGGCCAGGCGGTGCCGGTCATCATTGGCGAAGCGCACCCTTGGGACTGCAATGCCAAGAAGCTATTTGTGGGACTCGGCACACTCCCCAGGTGCTTTCGTTTATAAAAGGTTCTGacacagggctgggggctgggacccACTGCACCAAGCACAATGGCTTCAGCAAAGGGCTTTGCTTGGCTGAGAAAGGGAGCTGGAACCCTAGAAGGCCCTCTGCCAAAAGTTTCCACCAAAGGCTTTGAACTCTTCTAAGCAACTCATAACCTCAGAGGCCTTCTGCAAAGTCCTCTTTTAAGTTACTGAGCCCTTTTAAAACAGACAAAGTGCTTGAGATTTTGCAGACCACTTTACTTTGCAGAAGGCTTGTAGGTTTGTGGAAAGGTTTATGGATGGTAACTTCTTCAGAGGTGGGCCAGAGACTCTGTGTTCCAGAGAAAGATACGCTGAGTAGTGGTCACAGTTTAGGCAAATGAGTGGTGATGGGACCCGCTACCTGTTGGCTTACCTGCCTCATCCACGTGCTGGTCGAAAACATGGTACATGCCTGCAAAGGCATAGTTCTCGCTCAGCGATGTGTCCCCAGCCATGGCTCGACTTGCTTCTGCTACTGATGTGGGTACCACGCTGCCAGGTGGCCTGGGCCCCAACAAGAGCAGGGGATAACAGGAGGTAGGTGCTAGCATTCAGTCTGCTGTTGCCCAATGGTCCCTCTTCCCCTCACAAACCCCCAGCTTGCAGCTGCCCCCGCTGCATACCTGTCCTCGTAGACAGCACGGTTCATCTGTGCCTGTAGTTGGTAGGAGCCTCGGCTGACAGAACGGCGGTGCCCACGGGCCCCCAGGGCCCGAGGATCATCCTCAAAGTCCTGCAAACAGAGAGCCAGGATGGGCACATCTTGAAACAAGCCTTCAAGAATCTATGAAGTCTGGAGTCTTAGAAATATACCCAGAACCAGATCCCTTCTCACCCTACCCACCGCAGCTGCCACCAAGGCCTGGGCTACTGCGGTTGCCTCTGCACTAGCTCCCCTGCTTGTTCCCTTGCCCCACTTAGTGGATAATCAGTAAATGTTCTGTGAAGAAAGAATGGACACTTTCCCCCAGAAAACCACTCAGCAGAGTCTCTTGCTTCATTCAAGTTTCAGCTCAACTGTCACCTCCTCCAAGAGACCTTTCTTGATCGTCCCCATTAGAAAGAGCATCCCTCTGTCCCCCATCTGAGTCTCACTTTATCCCCCAAGTCAGCTTTACTTTTCCATCTTAGCCATCCTCACTATAAGCCATGTTAACTATTGACTTGTCTGGTTTCGTATGTCTACTTACCTATTTTGTTTATTGCCTGTTTACATGCGTTTATCTTGCTTGTTGTCCATTTATTGACTTATCATGTGTTATCTCTTTTTACCCTCTGATCATCCTAAGAGCCTGGATCAGTACcttgcacacagcaggtgcctgACAAGTCTGCTAAGGGAATGCATATGGAGGCAGGTGGTGTGCATGGCAGGCAATGTGGGGAGGAGCTCACCTCCATGCGGTCTAGGGTAGTGCGGCTGCTGCGAACGATGCTGTTGCTATAGGCGCGGGCACTGCCTGGTTCGGAGAGGGGCCCGTATCGCTGGCCCAAAAGCTGCCCACGCAGCCTCAGGTACTGCCGCCGCAGTGCTGGGGGGTGCCCAGCCTTGGCATTCTCCCGTAGTAGCTGGCTGCGCCGACGGATATACTGTGTCCGAAACTGTGGAAACGTTGGCGTGCGGTACGCGTTGTACCTATGAtggcaggaggcagggcaggcagCAGGCACAGGATAGAGGGAATCAATCAGCTCAGGGGACAGGGAAAGAGAATGAGGGGTGTGGCTGTGAGGGGTCAGGATGGCAAGTGATCAGCAGTGATGATGGGGGTCCCTCTGACGCTGTGATGAGGGTGGGTCTACAGTAATAAAGGGCATGGCGGATGAGGTCACTGTGGGGACAATGGAGGCCGTCTGCAGCTTTGCTGGAGTTGGTATAGAGTGACTAAATCAGTGTTGACAACAGTAAGTCAGCGTGACATGGTGATGGGGGTTAGTGTGGGGCAATGCTGGAAGTCAGTACGGGATGGTGATGGGGTCAGATTGGGGAAGTGATGATGGTTAAGAGAAGTCtgcgggatggggtgggggcaatGGTGGGGAATAGGAAGTCACCAGCCTGAGCTCCATCACCCCTTCCCAAAGGCTCTGGCAGCACAGCCTCTTTACGCATGCCCAAACCTGACTGCATTTTCCAAGCATGCTCTTTCTGACCATCTGGCCAGCCCTTCTCTGCGGGTAAGCCACCACACCCTGCTACAGCGCATGCTCACTTCCAGTATGCTCACGCAGCCGCATAAGGCAAGTTCTCCGCCCAGTCTCACTTAACGCCATTGCGCATGCACCGCAGTAACCCGCTCCCAAGGGCTTCGACCCCATTCCTCACCTCGCGTCTACTGCTAAGACCTGCTGCCACACCGCGGCCATTCCCCGACCTCCTCTTCTGGCGTGTCCGCCCGCGGGAGCCTGCAGGATAAGGGCCTGGAATGTCAGTGTTTCAAGTGAAGGGATTTAGTTCCGCCCCTTCCGCCAGATGATCGTTGCCGTAGACACCGAGTCCCTCGACGCCCGGATGTCGCGAAATACCCAGCAGTTAGCATGGTCAtcaccccagctctgcccttcCCGGGCAGCTCCCGGAAGACTGACAACAGCGATTCAGAtctcatcccaccccaccccccggtcACCATAGCGACGCCCCTCCTCCCGCCTAGCAATCTTTCTAGGCATTTCCCATCCATCTtctttcccccccgccccccgccttccCTTCTCCGGTTCAAGAGCAGGGCCCGGGATCAGAGACCACCTCCGGGGCTGCCTCCGGCTCTTGAGGCCCCCGGGGCGGCCCTGAGACCAGTGTcgccctttccttctgcctgtcttCCTCTCTCAGGCTCCAGGCAAGATGGCCGCCTGCTGTCAGGAAGAGTTGCCAAGCGCAGAGCGAATGGATAGGAATCCTTCCCAGGGCGTGGGAAAACCACGCAAGCGCTCTAAGGGACAGTAGCTTCCGGCACAGGATGGAGGCTCCACCCCTTAAATTCTACTCACTCCAGTCCCTAATGGCACTTTATGTATACACAAGAATAACGTACAAGGCCCAGAGAGACAGGGGCGACTATGTGAATCACTCACTAAAAATTAGgaatactttcttttaaaagcgcggaatagggcagcccgggtggttcagcggcttagcgccgccttcagcccagggcgtgatcccggagacccatgattgagtcccacgttgggcctctctctctgtctttcatgaataaataaataaaatctttaaaaaaaagataaaagcgTGGAataagctgattttttaaaaagatcttatttattcgtgagagacagacacaggcagagggagcaggctccacgcagggagcctgactcgggactcgaccccgggtctccaggaccacaccctgggctgaaggcggcgctaaaccgctgagccacctgggctgcccaatagaaaaatctttttaaaaaacccaacaaattCTACTCAAACAGGATCTGGGGCTATTTTACTGTCAGATTGATGGTTAAGGTCCTAGCCAAATGAACAGATTGGAACGGAAAAAACAGTAAGCCAGAACTGTTTGAAGATAACACCATGTCAAACAGCAACTCCAGTGGTAGAAACAGGGGCGATGTC contains the following coding sequences:
- the WDR13 gene encoding WD repeat-containing protein 13 isoform X1; the protein is MAAVWQQVLAVDARYNAYRTPTFPQFRTQYIRRRSQLLRENAKAGHPPALRRQYLRLRGQLLGQRYGPLSEPGSARAYSNSIVRSSRTTLDRMEDFEDDPRALGARGHRRSVSRGSYQLQAQMNRAVYEDRPPGSVVPTSVAEASRAMAGDTSLSENYAFAGMYHVFDQHVDEAVPRVRFANDDRHRLACCSLDGSISLCQLVPAPPTVLRVLRGHTRGVSDFAWSLSNDILVSTSLDATMRIWASEDGRCIREIPDPDSAELLCCTFQPVNNNLTVVGNAKQNVHVMNISTGKKVKGGSSKLTGRVLALSFDAPGRLLWAGDDRGSVFSFLFDMATGKLTKAKRLVVHEGSPVTSISARSWVSREARDPSLLINACLNKLLLYRVVDNEGTLQLKRSFPIEQSSHPVRSIFCPLMSFRQGACVVTGSEDMCVHFFDVERAAKAAVNKLQGHSAPVLDVSFNCDESLLASSDASGMVIVWRREQK
- the WDR13 gene encoding WD repeat-containing protein 13 isoform X2, coding for MEDFEDDPRALGARGHRRSVSRGSYQLQAQMNRAVYEDRPPGSVVPTSVAEASRAMAGDTSLSENYAFAGMYHVFDQHVDEAVPRVRFANDDRHRLACCSLDGSISLCQLVPAPPTVLRVLRGHTRGVSDFAWSLSNDILVSTSLDATMRIWASEDGRCIREIPDPDSAELLCCTFQPVNNNLTVVGNAKQNVHVMNISTGKKVKGGSSKLTGRVLALSFDAPGRLLWAGDDRGSVFSFLFDMATGKLTKAKRLVVHEGSPVTSISARSWVSREARDPSLLINACLNKLLLYRVVDNEGTLQLKRSFPIEQSSHPVRSIFCPLMSFRQGACVVTGSEDMCVHFFDVERAAKAAVNKLQGHSAPVLDVSFNCDESLLASSDASGMVIVWRREQK